One genomic window of Medicago truncatula cultivar Jemalong A17 chromosome 1, MtrunA17r5.0-ANR, whole genome shotgun sequence includes the following:
- the LOC11436020 gene encoding 50S ribosomal protein L33 — protein MGNAKKKAQMFVKLVSAAGTGFFYVKRKPRQFTEKLEFRKYDPRVNRHVLFTEAKMK, from the coding sequence ATGGGTAACGCTAAGAAGAAGGCTCAGATGTTCGTGAAACTTGTGTCTGCTGCGGGAACTGGATTCTTTTATGTTAAGAGGAAACCAAGACAGTTTACAGAGAAACTTGAGTTTCGAAAGTATGATCCCCGAGTTAATCGTCATGTGCTGTTTACAGAAGCTAAAATGAAGTGA